aacaAGTACTAATAGCTCTGTCACCAATGATGTGACTAGATTAAAGCcgaaaggacatctagtggctgaAGTGATGTGAAAAGAGTTTGAAGCTACATAACATACACAGGACAAcatctccctttataagcctgctttggtattaagataatcaagagagcttgttctcttgatcccaccaccgtCACAGGTGCATTTTATGGGGACCTGGGAGAGGGTCTATTGGTGCTCCTTTCCataggaggccaggttggccccatctttgctgtcctgcaagcaggcaaagaccattctctttaggcaagctttccctgagtgtcTGGCTCCCaaacaattttaaattaattgttgtgccttactgctttgaatgtgttttgaggtgttgtttctgtttatggacttgtagtgtggtatttgaccctttctaatatctgtatacttactgtttttagctttaaatatggtattttaatgatgtaagccacctttgatcctttttaaggagaaaaatggggcaaaaatattttaagtaaaccttggaacatggaacatgagaagtatgaatcatgGTAAACTAGAAACCATAATGGAATGTGCAAACGCTGCAGAGCTTGGCATGCAGAACAAACAGGTCCACAAAAATGTCATGAACTGTAATTGATAATTCTCAACTATACCATTAAGTTAATACTCATCACCATTCTGTTGCACTTAAATATTATAAATGCCAGGGCTTTGTTTTAAAACTACCATGCACATTTTGGAGAACTACAATTTACGCAGCACCAAGAACTGTTTTGTTAGGTCTACATATAAATAGTACTTGAAAACAGCAGAAGTTTCATGCTTTGTTGCTTGCAATGGAACAAAAAACTAGGTTTAATTTCTTTATAGGGTAGAACAATGCATTTCTTTTTGTAGCAGCTGAAAGTGCATGAGAGGCTTTTTTTAACCTTGCCCACTAAACCATTTCATTGTTTAAAATCAGTCCCTCTTGGTCTTCAGCTCCCTCTGTCTACTCTTCTGATCAATACAAAAGATCAAGAGCAGCTGATTCTTGTAAGAGTTCTTCTAGAAAATTAACCAGATAATACTGATTCAAATGAGACTCCAAATCAGTCTTTGCAGCAGTCAAGGAGGAACTCTTTGCTAAGGCCTGATTTCAGCATGGCTGGGCTTGAGAAGTTGTTACCTTCTGCTCCAAGGCTGGCCACATAAGCTAAACCATCTGCAATGTGGACTTTGAGTCTGTCTTCTGGCAAAAAGTCAAACCAGCGTGCAGCAACTTCCAGCATAACTGGGTCGATCTCTACCACATCGATGAAGCACTGCAAGAAGTAGTCATGGATGAAGAGGGGCAGGCTGCCTCCACCTAGGCCAATCACTAGCACACGGATTGAGGCTTCTGTAATCAACACACACAGCAGTTAGGAATCATGAATCAAAAGAGGAAGCTAGCAGGACACACCTGCCAAAACAAATGACATATAAGTCTTTTGGAACACCCCTTTCAGTACCAACCAAAGTCTTCCATACATGCAGGTCCCAAATGTCCTATGCCTCTACGAACAGTGTCAACTGGGAATTTCCatcacctctctctccctccaaatGACATGACAAAAAGACCCCAATTCagtgaacattttatttttaatatgaaggGAAATCCTTGGATGCTAATATTCTTCAATGTTATATTCTGAACCTGAAGTTAAACCAAATGCCAGAAATATCCAGGGGCCAGAAAGTGCTGCAAATGACAGTAGTCGTGCCAAAGAGATCTCAGTCAGGAGATTTTGAGAATGCTAGCTGTTGGGAATacaccacagagcaagaaaataacagatgttaaagtcCAGCTGCCACCCAACGGCCATTTATTCATTCTTCCCAAACAGAGCCCTGTAGGGAGACCATAACTAGGcaggaaaggtaaaaaaaaaacccaccttgtGTAGTAAACACCATCCAAGCCACTCCATAGACTGACATCATTCCAACAAATGTTGGATGCCATGCTTTGTATTTTGAGCAAACTGGCAATGTCACTGAAAACATGCTTTTGACACTTATCTGTCTCCTGGAAAATGCAGTCATAAGTCCAAAATCTGTCTGGGCCAGCCACAGAATCTGGACAGCTCCCCAGCTGGGACAATATCAAAAAGACAATCCACCATGGAAGGCACAGGGAATCTTTGACCTAACCAATCCTTTGGCATCCAATGCCCACAATCACTTACCAGTGACCATGTGGGGCGGGACTGGTGAGAATTCTGTGCCAAAACACCTAGAAGGCCAAAGGTTAACTGATTTCCCTTCCAGTACACAAGCTTTTGGCCCCCTCAATTTAGATCTCCCTGACCACCATGGATACTTATCAGGAGCACCCACTTTGACCTTACCAACTGGACTCTAGCTAACGAAAAGCTATGCCACATCAGAGGTCTGGTGCCAATGAACCCTTATTGTATTCACAAATGCATGATAAAAATGGAAAGGGTAAATTTATGCAGTTTATTAGCTACCTAGCAATTCAGGACCAGTTCTAAAACTAAAGCAGCAGAATTCTCTCAAGCACAGTGGGCTGGCCCTATACTTCAGCTCTGGCGTAGGATAGGACCGACAGCTGCCTCTCACTCAGGGAGCTATATCAGAAGAGAAGTGGAACCAGCCTTGCAACCTACCTGAGAGGCCTTCAGGATTTTTCAGCAAGGACAGTCCTGCAACCATGGCTCTGTGATGCGCACAACACAGGTAGCTTTTGTCAATAGAGAAACGGTCTGGTGCAGCAGTAGGCTTTACAAGGTGGTCCCTGGaaactgttttcttcttcttcttgcactTTTTATTCCCTAGAGTAGACAATGGCAAGTTTTATATACACTTGTTCAAACACCCTGCCATGCAAAAGAATCTAATGCAAGCAATATAATCACTGAAATCATTTGTCTCCCATGAGGATTACTCTATAATGTCAGTTTGCCTCTCTCCTCAAAATGGCCTCAAGGCACCAAGGAAAAAGCAGTGCCCTGCTAATCCAGTACTCTAACAtagtttctcttcttccttctctagagccattttttaaaaaagtttgatcAGAGCAACCTGTTATCAATGTTCAATGAGAGAAGAAGCCACTTCCATTACAAGCAAGCAGAATCTCTTTGTGGGCCTTAACGCACAATGAATAGTTAGGGTTGACCAACTTGATTTTCCAAAGGCCGCCAAGCAGATCACCTTGCAATCCTGCTTTCATTTTGCATATTAAGAGTTTGTTTCTATTCAGACCCATTAAACcagaaattttcttttccctcactGTTATGTACAGTACTTGGCAAATACCAGAGAAATGTCCTTGGCGATATGAAGGATCTGACAAGTACTGTCCTTGTGACAGAAAGAAGACAACTGCACTCATGTAAATGTGGTACACAGTGGGGCAACAGCTAGGGTGACATGGGTATTTTCAAAGGTTTCCAGACATGATCTTAGTTTACTAGTTAaacctccagatcttcttggtaCCATAACTTtgagtacagtcatgccccactttacgattgccctgcattacaacgacatttttgcgattgcaaaatgatggtctgaatagggttttttcattttacgatgattggttccctgcttcgggaaccgattcttcgcaaaacaatggttttcggacagctgatcggcggtttcaaaatggctgccgggtaaataaaatggcttcccgctgttttctgggacagattcctcacaagacagcaaCCCAAAattggccgccctatggaggatcttcactggacggtgagtttccagcccactggaacgcattgaaggggtttcaatgcgtttcaatgggatttttattttcgcattacgttttcattctacagtgatttcgctggaacgaattaacgtcctaatgcgaggcaccactgtatgggatcCTGGAAGGTCAAATAGACTCCCTTCATTTTCCAAAGCCTTCACATACAGCAACTATTGAAGTAATACTTGGAAGACCACCTGAATGCCACGATTTGATGCTCTCTTTCCATACTTTTACATTCTCTGCAATTTAACTTCTCCTCCCCCTGCCGCCAGCCTTCATTGAGCAGGACAGTAGCTTAGAGCTGCTCGATGAATTCCCTTGTTGTGAATCCACTTCTACATTCTATCGTTGCCACACTCCTCATTTCACCTTTATGGGATGCGTTGGATAAAAGCCTTGCTTCTGATTGCACCACATTCCTGTTGCTGAGAAAGATGAGGCGGCGGAAATAGCAGGCATCTTCTCCTTTCACATCCTCAATGACATACTCTCCACTAAGAGGGCTAGTATCCCGATGTTGGATGGTGCGGATCCCAATGTCTCCACCCACTGACAGAAAGGGTACCTGTAGGAGAAGGCAAGCTCAGGCTGCCACTGCCTCATAGGCATCACCAGCAAAAAGCATGGTGACAAAACACAATGAGTACACCAATGTATAAAGTGATTTTATAGCTAGGTAGATAATTGGCTCACATGGCCTACTATACAATCTGTTGATTGAACTGGGATGTACTCTCTGGAAGATCTCTACCAACCCTGCCCCTTGAGATGGTGAGGACTGAACCTGATGCCTTTTGCATGCCAAGATCACCACCGAGCTCTGGGCCTTCATCATAGAAAAAGCAATGTCAAACCTTGTAAAAAATGCCCTAATTCTTTATCTACTTGCCTCAGGTGCTTGAAACAGAATTTTACAAAAAAGCACAAAACCCTTTTTCAAAGCAAATCCCATATGTGAACCTTTAGGTTTATGTGGAAAATACAAAATAGCAGATAGCATATAAAATCTGAGactaaataaagacaaaaaaacagCTCTGGTGTCCTGCTCTGCAGGGCACGGCAAGGACACACCACAAGACTAACTTACCCGGGCTGAGAGACCAGCTGGGGCCAGTTCCATCACCTTTTCTGATAGTTCTGCCTGGATAGCCGACATATCTTCATACTGCTGATCTCTGTGCAAGCTCACAACTACCAGGCGCCAGAATCCTGCACTTGCAGCAAGTTGCTTTCGTCCTTCTTCTGTTCCAAAGAGCCATTCAGTTTCTCTGCCCTGTGgtactggagggagaaaaaatcACAAATACATAAAAGGCAGAAACTATAGCCCTTATGTCTGAATAAAATTGAACAGCTCTAATGTACTACCTGGATTCCACTAGAGAGATCAGCATTCTATTTCCAATCTGAGAGATCAAATGTAAGGGCCAAATCTAATTGTTAGACCTGTGCTCCAACacacaaattggggggggggggagagaaagagagagacagagaacacTCTGAAATTCTTCTCTTTATACCCTATAGAAGAATTTTGCTATGAGTTAGCCCTACCAACACCCTTGGCCCTCCCAtatgcaatttttaatttttaaaaatgtatttttatcatTCCAGTGGCTttgcagtaaaataaataataggaaaTATTTTTCAGAATAGGACACTGGAGTGAGCCTAGACCTCTAAGGTTCAGGAGTGCCAACATGTGCTCCTGGACTTCTGAAAGTCACCGACCCCAATCTAAAATAATCAAGTggtaaaaatgaatattttgacaATTTTATCCAGAGatttggaaagataaaacaggaTAATTGATATCTGTAAGCAAAATAACAGCAAACCAATTCTCTTGTATTTTcaactccctctttttttccatctggtaagaaagcatatttaaaattattgctgCATTCTTTTGCACAGCATGGACAGTGAATACAAGCAAAACAGACACACAATTTACTAGCCAGTATTTGCAAATTCACCTAATGCAGAAAGAATGTTTCCATCAGATAGTTTCATATCTCTACTATGTTACTTTTTAGTATGTTTGATAATATTGAAGCAATCCTTAATCAAAAAAGTCTCCAATTCTAAGTCTCTACTGTATGATCTAAGGGAAAGCCTCTATGGGAAGCTCTTTTGGATGTCTGGATTAATGTGAACTCCCAAAACTCAGCCAACCAATAACAGAATAAACTCACCGATAAAGATGGCAAACTGATTATTGTGAGCCACTTTCGCAGTAGGATTGTGTACCACATGCAAAGTATAACGAGCTTGGCTGGTATCTTTGTTACAGAGATCCAGAGAAATACTCTCTGCGTTGGGTTTCTTGTTGAGCTGGCTCCGTAAGAGAGAGTACTGTTGCCTCTCTTTCACTGCCTCAATCAGATGCTCAGTGCTCTTGAAACGGGTAGGTTTGTCCTGTGCTTCAGCACAAAATTCCAAGATGCATAAAGCCGAACCTGGGACCTGCTTGATCTTTGTCATAATATAGATAAAGATAGGCAGAGCAAATTTTCCCTCTGCAGCACCTGCTTCAAAGACTTGGTGTATTCGAACCATCCAGCCTTCCTGAGAGAAATATTCCAGAGCCACCTTTAATACATGTCCTTGGGCCAAGGAAACACACAAATAACGGCCCCCAAATTGCAGGACACGGCCAATTTCAGCAAACATTCTTTTTACTCTCATCAAAGTGGTCTCTTCATCATCAGTCATAAGGGCATCAAGAGTGCCTTTGTCCAGCACCACCTGGAAGCTTCCATCAGGGAAATCCATCTGCAGCACATCCATGACCATGTAAGTCATCTTGGGTCTCAGGTGAGCACTGCGTTCCTGCATTTGTTTGACAACCACTTCACTAATGTCCACACTGATGATATCTCGATAACCCTCATCATAGAGTTGCTCACTCAGTTCTGAGTTGCCGCAGCCAACAACAAGGATCTaatagaacaacaaaaaaataccACCATATATCtggcaaacaaacaagaaggatTACTTTACACATATATTCTGAGAAGATTCTGCCATTGTATTCCAGTATCTGGCCAGAATGCTGGGAAATCTCTAGCTTCCAGATGATGGATTACACTTTCAATGCCTCCTGACTGAATGCAAGTGGAAAACTGGTCAGAAGGAAGGGTAcagagtttttcctgatacactcatctttatttttgttttggtaaaatagtttaaaaaaacacttaccAACCAACTTACATATATGGAGCACTGCTTCTATAGAGCATTTAATATGCAGTCAGTGAAAACAAGACAGTTCCTTATTACAGGCTTACAATCTAAAGAAcaccacaaagagaaaaaaatacaggaaGGCGAAAGGGATAAAGCAGACTCGGCAGCAGCTCTTAAACTTGAACAGCAGATTTTGGAATCAAAAACACaccttaaaataataatagtttgGAATTTCCTAATTTTTTTACTTGATTTTGCTGCATCAAAATGTATGCACAGTAACTGGATAGGAAAAAAGACACAAGGGCCATCAATTAGAGCCAGAGTGGGCAACACACCACTTTTCTGCCCACCTCCCCACTTTCAACAGCAGTGGAATTTCCCACCATACTGGGGGACAAAGGAGGAGCCTTCCCAAAGAGTGGAAAAGCATTGCAAGAACACTCGGGTGTCCCTTAGCCAATTGTGTGCAGCCAGTCAATCCTTCATTTCAGGAGTGCTGCACTGTAAATTTgattaaattgtgcaatgctttgatataaataaagaaaatgccaATAAAGTGATGTGATCTCATATATATGGTACCACAGTAGCACCTCCCACCCACACAGTAAATCTATCATTTCCACTTTACTATAAGGTGTGTAGGAATGTGTGTCCTGCTCTGAAGCACTCCCCCACATCTCCTGGAAGTTCTAACTGATTTCAAAACAAAGTGTGCCCTCCATATGTACTTTGTTTTATAATGGAAGTAGGTGATTTACAGAGGGCTACCAATGCCAAATTCTGGTGACAGGGCTGGGTAGCTCTACAAGTTTCAAAATTTGTCTACCACTACATGCCACAATACTTTCTGAGAAATAAGCTTCATTGGGTTTGGCAATTCCTCAACTGTCCTACAGTAACCATTCAAGTGTTGTGTGGTATGGTAGCTGAGGTAGCACAGGAAATCTGGCCTCAGCCTGATCTACTTCACAATAGCCTTCACAACATTCTTTTTACTCTCATCAAAGTGGTCTCTTCATCGAAGGGGCAGAACAAGAACAATCAtgaactcattggaggaaagtTCAACTCGATATAAGATACACTCATGTCCAGATCAATTTCCAATCCCTACTAAAAGAACACCTAACATTTAAGAACGGCTGCTGGGATTCTTtgctttcttccccacccctgAATTCcctgaatataaagaaaatagatcaaccgaggatgcgatcaatactgtgctttatatggctttatcccacttggaaacacaagggaattatgtaagaatgctgttcgcggactttagctctgcttttaacaccattataccccacagattaatagacaaacttaaagatcttgattttccagattctatctgtctgtggattttggattttttaacaaatcgtccacaaagggttaaactgaatgactacatctctactgacaagatactcagcactggcactccacaaggctgtgtccttagtccactactgttctccatttattcatcggattgcaccaataaccatcccagtaataggattatcaaatttgcagacgatactacactagtaggacttatctctggggatgatgagtctgcgtatcgggatgaggtattacagctatcccgctggtgcaaaaaaaaacaatcttttatttaacatccaaaaaaccaaggaattcatagtggactataggaaaaaaagagcagacattcagccactgtatatagatggagtttgtgtggaacaggtggttgaatgtaagtttcttgggactatcataacaaatgacctgacttggagtgcaaacaccgctgcgttaatcaggaaggcacaacaacggttgtattttctaaggagtcttagaaagcaacaattgactgagagtttgttaatcaccttctatcggagttcgattgagagcatattatcctactgtctctgtgtatggttcacgagctgcacagtggcagagaaaaaggcaattcaaagggtgattaagacggcccaaaacatcattggctgttcactcccctctttggaagaattgtataagaacagatgtaagaggaagatatctaacatactgaaagactcctctcatccgggatatcagctctttaaactattaccatcaggaaggagattcagggtattgaaagcaaggacaagcagattcaagaacagtttttacccaagtgcagtattgagtttaaatgtggggccataggtttttggtggattttaattgctgagaaaaaacggggtatctatatttggatggtgaaagttgtgtatattttaactttttttttgtagtgttgtccagttttaccttggggaagagcacctcatttcgttgcacccacttgtgagcgcaatgacaaataaatttcttatgtcttatgtcttatgtcttaagaACGGCTGCTGGGATTCTTtgctttcttccccacccctgAATCCCTTCAACTTTCTTTTGTGTCACATCTTTTTTATAATGGGAGCCCAAGTAATCTTAACTAATATGGAAAGCTAACAAATGTCCCcacagattaaaaacattttgtatataatCCAATCCCAAACAATAGGGGCTCCAAATAGTGCAGTAAACTATAGGGCCACTGCATTAAGCTCCCATGCAAGCAAGGTGATGTTCAAGATTCTACACtacacatcatgcgaaagaccggactggaggaatcccaaactggaattaagattgccagaagaaatatcaacaacctccgatatgcagatgataccactctgatggcagaaagtgaggaggcattaaagaacctcttgatgagggtgaaagaggagagcacaaaaaacgatctgaagctcaacataaaaaaaaatctaagatgatggccactggtcccatcatctcctggcaaatagaagagggagatatggaggcagtgacagattttactttcttgggctccatcactgcagatggtgacagcagccatgaaattaaaagatgccagcttcttgggaggaaagcgatgacaaacctagacagcatcttcaaaagcagagacatcaccttgctgacaaaagtctacATCATCAagcctatggtttttcctgtggcgatgtatggaagtgacagctggaccataaagaaggctgactgccgaagaacttatgccattgaattgtggtgttggaggaggctcttgagagtcccctggactgcaaagagaacaaacctatccattctgaaggaaataaaccctgagtgctcactggaaggacagatcctgaagctgaggctccaatactttggccatcttatgagaagagaagactccctggaaaagaccatgatgctgggaaagtgtgaaggcaagagaagaaggggacgacagaggatgagatggttggacagtgtcatcgaagcaaccaacatgaatttgacccaactctgggaggcagtggaagacaggagggcctggcgtgctctggtccatggggtcacaaagagtcagacatgactaaacaaaagGCTATGGTATTTTGCATACATAAtaagaagacaaaactcactggaaaagaaaataatgttggaaacattgatggcagcaggaaaagagaaaaaacccaGGGATGGTATGACTAAACAAAAGCTATGGGTTGGAGTTTGCAAGGCCTTGTGGCTGATTACAGGGGCTTTTAGAAGGTCATTGATTGGAGGCCGCCATAACTTAAGAATGGCCTCAGGATAGGTCCCAAAAATGCTTGAGGACAATGActaacttttcttttttaattgaacTCTATGCCGCTGGAGAAACTCTGAATGCCTGAAAAGCAGGTTGCAACTGTGTCACATAaataagagtttaaaaaaaagcaaagacgGTACAACGACCCCTTCGGTGAGGATTGCATCTCAGTCTTAGGTGTCAATGGGTTCTTAAACGAGAGTCTTAAAGCTGCCTCTTGAGGCACCGTTCAGCGTCTGTATGCTGTGCCCCAGGTTAAGGACCACCTCCGGGCGCCCCCCTTCTTCCGCCCACCCTGACGGATCTCACCGAGTCCCGCGAGCGCAGGTACCGGGCCAGGGGCGCCCGCAGCTCCTTCCACGCCCCGTACCACTCAAAGGCGCGCTCGCCTCGCTCCCGAAAGAAATGTTCCCAGTACTCCGCCGAGGCGAACTCCCTCGCACGCTTCGGCAGCAGCCGAAGACCCTCCGCAGCCATGCCGCCAACACCGGGGAAGGGGGAAGGCACCACCCCGGAAGTCCCTTCGCCACCGCCATGGCCTGCCTCTCTATGGTCTGCCCCGCCTCTTCCTCCATTCGCGACGCTCATTGGCCCATTGCCTTTTCTGCTTTTGGCGGCGATTGGAAGTGAGTCGGACGCTGCCCAGTGGGCTCGTCTACCCGGCAGCTTGGGTCGCAGAGCTGGAGCTGCGAGTGGCACAATTGGGCGCGAGGGGGGAAGGGCGGGGCGAGCTAGTTGCTCCGGGTTACAGAAACGATGTTGAGCGTGGCGATTGGCTAGATGACTGCGCAGGCGCCGAGCCGCGATGGCGATGAGTTGGGGAACCGGACGGAGTGTGGTGTTTGTCACCGGCAACGcgaagaagctggaggaggtaggaaggaaggaaggaagggcggcGTCGGCGGTCTCTTTGCGAGGCTTCCGTTTCCTCTCGGGGGCGCGGGGTGGAGGGAGGCGGCTCTCGTTGGAGGCTGGACTCCCAAGTAAACCGGCGGCTTGTAAAGGGTTTGCTCTGTCGGGGTAGAGAAAGGAGGCCGCCCCCGCCCGAAGCAAGGCTTTGGactccctctgccccccctccccagcggGGATGGAAAATGCACTTGAACCACAAGGCCCGGCCCCCTTCCATGGCGTTGCCGGGCGCAGGGGGGGATGGTGGtggcgtggtggtggtggtggtgaggcc
This sequence is a window from Pogona vitticeps strain Pit_001003342236 chromosome 4, PviZW2.1, whole genome shotgun sequence. Protein-coding genes within it:
- the METTL13 gene encoding eEF1A lysine and N-terminal methyltransferase isoform X2; the encoded protein is MAAEGLRLLPKRAREFASAEYWEHFFRERGERAFEWYGAWKELRAPLARYLRSRDSILVVGCGNSELSEQLYDEGYRDIISVDISEVVVKQMQERSAHLRPKMTYMVMDVLQMDFPDGSFQVVLDKGTLDALMTDDEETTLMRVKRMFAEIGRVLQFGGRYLCVSLAQGHVLKVALEYFSQEGWMVRIHQVFEAGAAEGKFALPIFIYIMTKIKQVPGSALCILEFCAEAQDKPTRFKSTEHLIEAVKERQQYSLLRSQLNKKPNAESISLDLCNKDTSQARYTLHVVHNPTAKVAHNNQFAIFIVPQGRETEWLFGTEEGRKQLAASAGFWRLVVVSLHRDQQYEDMSAIQAELSEKVMELAPAGLSARVPFLSVGGDIGIRTIQHRDTSPLSGEYVIEDVKGEDACYFRRLIFLSNRNVVQSEARLLSNASHKGNKKCKKKKKTVSRDHLVKPTAAPDRFSIDKSYLCCAHHRAMVAGLSLLKNPEGLSEASIRVLVIGLGGGSLPLFIHDYFLQCFIDVVEIDPVMLEVAARWFDFLPEDRLKVHIADGLAYVASLGAEGSCLYDAIMFDVDSKNSAVGMSCPPPAFVEKPFLQKVKALQKTDGVFILNLVCRDSVLRDVVLANLREIFPLLYVHKIEGEVNEILFCQQQTNHRLSPVELQEKAKILQKALRQPGHAWDSTYVLADILAAVKLV
- the METTL13 gene encoding eEF1A lysine and N-terminal methyltransferase isoform X1 — encoded protein: MAAEGLRLLPKRAREFASAEYWEHFFRERGERAFEWYGAWKELRAPLARYLRSRDSVRSVRILVVGCGNSELSEQLYDEGYRDIISVDISEVVVKQMQERSAHLRPKMTYMVMDVLQMDFPDGSFQVVLDKGTLDALMTDDEETTLMRVKRMFAEIGRVLQFGGRYLCVSLAQGHVLKVALEYFSQEGWMVRIHQVFEAGAAEGKFALPIFIYIMTKIKQVPGSALCILEFCAEAQDKPTRFKSTEHLIEAVKERQQYSLLRSQLNKKPNAESISLDLCNKDTSQARYTLHVVHNPTAKVAHNNQFAIFIVPQGRETEWLFGTEEGRKQLAASAGFWRLVVVSLHRDQQYEDMSAIQAELSEKVMELAPAGLSARVPFLSVGGDIGIRTIQHRDTSPLSGEYVIEDVKGEDACYFRRLIFLSNRNVVQSEARLLSNASHKGNKKCKKKKKTVSRDHLVKPTAAPDRFSIDKSYLCCAHHRAMVAGLSLLKNPEGLSEASIRVLVIGLGGGSLPLFIHDYFLQCFIDVVEIDPVMLEVAARWFDFLPEDRLKVHIADGLAYVASLGAEGSCLYDAIMFDVDSKNSAVGMSCPPPAFVEKPFLQKVKALQKTDGVFILNLVCRDSVLRDVVLANLREIFPLLYVHKIEGEVNEILFCQQQTNHRLSPVELQEKAKILQKALRQPGHAWDSTYVLADILAAVKLV